A genomic segment from Cinclus cinclus chromosome 11, bCinCin1.1, whole genome shotgun sequence encodes:
- the ATMIN gene encoding ATM interactor: MHLSKAHPLQDGKLNAPIRKGLKTSQKFYCCPIEGCPRGPNRPFSQFSLVKQHFMKMHAEKKHKCDKCSNSYGTEWYLKRHIEVCGKTFQCTCGCPYASRTALLSHIYRTGHEIPAEHRDPPSKKRKMESSVHNQQLAEKANEAFSNTDSTAPGTQELESSEVKVVASLEGSCSSNFTNQMQPKCAPKMLLPKPKVALVKLPVMQVAHLPVYVSATDSSVKPAVVAVDNQGSVVSTVHLLPQSIGILIPALEAETLVFKDSMPVSKVTTSGDREPVSTGVQVELDKITSSNTGQELGNACHKNRISSINIQTDLSYISQSFVPAAAWTPSSSVSSCSQTDLSFSSQVSLPISVQTQTLLPASKLTSSIAAQTDAFSQGCFPTCGISRETQTSRTQDCIDGRVQMDQAVMCSDIFDNVPSSYNVSTHIELPENNLMPANIDQTLLQRSSCKSLNQDTVKSESLISFNTQTNILPPQNTTDNQTQTMDLLSDLENIFSGNMSGQTLDNRGLLSETSSNADTHLPSGPSQSTGIDFDIEEFFSASNIQTQTEESELGTLNSEPVLESLDIETQTDFLFSDSATQSYNCRGNSNFLGLEMFDTQTQTDLNFFLDSTTHLPLGSILKQSSFSMSTDSSDTETQTEVYMATKNTPTQNIESKVQLSSAETQTMDSCFENLGSLFLTSNETQTAMDDFLLADLAWNTMESQFSSVETQTCEELCSLFQSSDKPSH; encoded by the exons ATGCACCTCAGCAAGGCGCACCCGCTCCAG GATGGAAAACTTAATGCACCAATAAGGAAGGGTTTGAAAACTTCACAGAAATTCTACTGCTGTCCTATTGAAGGCTGCCCTAGAGGACCAAACAGaccattttcccaattttctctTGTAAAACAG CACTTTATGAAAATGCATGCTGAGAAGAAGCACAAATGTGATAAATGTAGTAACTCCTATGGCACAGAATGGTATTTGAAACGGCATATAGAGGTCTGTGGCAAGACTTTCCAGTGTACTTGTGGGTGCCCTTAtgccagcagaacagcattacTGTCTCACATTTACAGAACTGGCCATGAAATTCCTGCAGAACACAG GGATCCTCCtagtaagaaaaggaaaatggagtCCTCCGTACATAATCAGCAGTTGGCAGAGAAAGCAAATGAAGCATTCAGCAATACAGACAGTACTGCTCCTGGCACTCAGGAATTGGAGTCCTCTGAAGTGAAAGTAGTGGCCTCTCTTGAAGGCTCCTGCAGTTCTAACTTCACGAACCAAATGCAGCCAAAATGTGCACCAAAGATGCTTTTACCCAAGCCCAAGGTGGCTTTGGTTAAACTTCCAGTAATGCAGGTTGCTCACTTGCCTGTGTATGTATCTGCAACAGACTCTTCTGTCAAACCTGCTGTAGTGGCTGTTGATAATCAAGGTTCAGTTGTAAGTACTGTTCATTTATTGCCTCAGTCTATAGGAATTCTGATTCCAGCCCTGGAGGCAGAAACACTTGTATTTAAAGACAGTATGCCTGTCTCAAAAGTGACGACTTCTGGTGATCGTGAACCAGTAAGTACTGGTGTACAAGTTGAATTGGACAAGATTACATCAAGTAATACAGGGCAAGAGCTGGGGAATGCTTGTCACAAGAACAGAATTTCTTCAATAAATATACAGACTGACTTATCTTATATCTCACAGAGCTTTGTACCAGCTGCAGCCTGGACTCCTAGTTCttctgtgtcctcttgttctcAGACAGATCTGTCATTCAGTTCCCAGGTTTCATTACCCATCAGTGTACAGACACAGACACTGCTGCCTGCTTCCAAACTGACTTCATCCATAGCTGCTCAGACTGATGCTTTCAGTCAGGGCTGTTTTCCAACGTGTGGCATTTCCAGAGAGACTCAAACCAGTAGGACACAAGACTGTATTGATGGAAGAGTACAGATGGACCAGGCTGTAATGTGCAGTGACATTTTTGACAATGTTCCTTCATCATATAATGTTTCTACTCACATTGAACTTCCAGAAAACAATTTAATGCCTGCAAATATAGATCAAACCTTGCTGCAAAGAAGCAGTTGCAAGAGCCTCAATCAGGATACAGTTAAGTCTGAATCCCTTATCAGCTTCAATACACAGACTAATATACTTCCACCTCAAAATACAACAGATAATCAAACCCAGACAATGGACCTGCTAAGTGATTTGGAAAACATCTTTTCAGGAAACATGTCTGGACAGACACTGGATAATCGTGGCCTTTTGTCTGAGACGAGTTCTAATGCTGACACACATCTTCCATCTGGCCCGTCACAGAGCACAGGGATAGACTTCGACATTGAAGAGTTCTTTTCAGCATCCAACATCCAAACTCAGACTGAGGAGAGTGAGCTTGGTACGCTGAACTCTGAGCCAGTTTTGGAGTCACTGGACATTGAAACTCAGActgatttcttattttcagaTAGTGCCACTCAATCATATAACTGCCGAGGCAATTCTAACTTCTTAGGTTTGGAGATGTTTGATACACAGACGCAGACTGACTTGAATTTCTTTTTGGACAGTACTACCCATCTGCCTTTAGGAAGTATTCTGAAACAGTCCAGTTTCTCAATGAGCACTGATTCATCTGATACAGAAACCCAGACAGAGGTATATATGGCTACTAAGAATACACCTACTCAGAATATTGAAAGCAAAGTCCAGCTCAGTAGTGCTGAGACGCAGACTATGGATAGCTGCTTTGAGAATCTGGGGAGTTTATTCCTTACCAGCAATGAAACACAGACAGCAATGGATGACTTCCTTCTGGCTGACTTAGCCTGGAATACAATGGAGTCCCAGTTCAGTTCAGTAGAAACACAGACCTGTGAAGAGCTGTGCTCCTTGTTCCAGAGCTCTGACAAGCCCAGCCACTGA
- the CENPN gene encoding centromere protein N, protein MDETVAEYIRRTVLKIPRDEIKMMLQKWGFLSEAQLQTLNFHQIKDNISQDVVQLCEENSAGIKQAAALDITYNHIYQNKRMWSVYRMKKSGEEVEYFDIADFKKKFKQILQSALKNVTITFKEYEDNAIWIRVAWGTPYKKPNQYKPSYVVYHSQTPYVFISASVLKSNLPLLCQALIVASNYHDIREMELRSHSLNSLKDIVFKRYSQNFDTYTPKPLQRENVEPENADIMIIHENRSEKERIHRLNQEFFGTGPQPKLEFAQYRLETMFRSDPKMNVLDKKEPFRCLVKFSSPHLLESLKSLAPAGVADAPLSPLLTCIPHKARNFFKIREKKCLLSESFVSP, encoded by the exons ATGGATGAAACTGTGGCTGAGTACATCCGAAGAACTGTGCTAAAAATCCCAagggatgaaataaaaatgatgcTGCAGAAATGGGGCTTTCTCTCTGAGGCACAGCTGCAGACACTAAATTTCCACCAGATAAAGGACAACATTTCTCAAGATGTTGTTCAACTCTGTGAG GAAAATTCTGCAGGCATAAAGCAAGCAGCAGCTCTAGACATAACTT ACAACCACATctaccaaaacaaaagaatgtgGAGTGTTTACCGGATGAAAAAATCAG GAGAAGAAGTGGAATATTTTGACATAGCAgacttcaaaaaaaaatttaaacaaatactTCAGTCAGCCCTGAAAAAT GTCACCATCACTTTTAAGGAATATGAGGATAATGCAATCTGGATTAGAGTTGCCTGGGGAACACCATATAAAAAgccaaaccagtacaaacccAGCTATGTTGTGTACCATTCACAGACTCCCTATGTCTTCATTTCTGCCTCAGTGCTGAAAAGCAACTTGCCTCTGCTGTGTCAG GCCCTGATTGTTGCCTCCAATTACCATGACATCCGTGAAATGGAGCTTCGAAGTCATTCTTTAAACTCCCTTAAAGATATTGTGTTTAAAAGATATAGCCAG AACTTCGATACTTACACTCCAAAACCTCTGCAAAGGGAGAATGTAGAACCAGAAAATG CAGATATAATGATAATTCATGAAAACAGaagtgagaaagaaagaatcCACAGATTGAACCAGGAATTTTTTGGTACTGGTCCTCAACCAAAACTCGAATTTGCACAATACAGG CTTGAGACGATGTTTAGAAGTGATCCTAAAATGAATGTTTTGGATAAAAAAGAACCATTCAGATGTTTGGTCAAGTTTTCAAGTCCACATCTTTTAGAATCACTGAAATCCTTGGCACCAGCAG gTGTAGCTGATGCACCACTTTCACCACTCCTTACGTGCATACCACATAAAGCTaggaatttctttaaaattagagagaaaaaatgtttattgtCAGAAAGTTTTGTAAGCCCTTAA